One Lycium barbarum isolate Lr01 chromosome 5, ASM1917538v2, whole genome shotgun sequence genomic window carries:
- the LOC132639885 gene encoding uncharacterized protein LOC132639885: MDKASILEGATTLITQLRERAETMQHHESSIDMMSTLPEVEVRSLEDELLITIYCKKQQTAGNIDEILSVIHKLHLTIKSSNFIPFGSTAMHITVVAQMNNEFCETTTNYLADRLRQSILKM, from the exons ATGGACAAGGCTTCAATTCTCGAAGGAGCAACCACTCTCATTACACAACTTCGTGAAAGGGCAGAAACAATGCAACATC ATGAATCTTCCATTGACATGATGAGTACTTTACCAGAAGTTGAAGTAAGAAGTTTAGAAGATGAGTTGCTGATTACAATATACTGCAAAAAGCAACAAACTGCAGGAAATATAGATGAAATATTAAGTGTGATTCACAAGCTTCATCTGACTATCAAGAGCAGCAATTTCATTCCATTTGGCAGCACAGCAATGCATATTACAGTTGTTGCTCAG ATGAATAACGAGTTCTGTGAGACAACAACAAATTATCTTGCTGATAGATTACGACAATCAATACTCAAAATGTGA